In a genomic window of Labilithrix sp.:
- the clpA gene encoding ATP-dependent Clp protease ATP-binding subunit ClpA has product MRISPEVEIALTLAQNEAARRRHEYFTLEHLLYALLFDEPTSQIIRHAGGDPATIKKELEQFLSDQLESVPEESFDVPAASLAVQRAIRRAAAHVQSSGKEQITGANVLVAIFAERDSPAVSILEKASVTRLDVVAYISHGVSKADEPDDAREKESASIGDEEGPRSRKDPLKAYCINLNDEAKEKRIDPLVGRSNEISRMIQILARRKKNNPLLVGDSGVGKTAIVEGLALKIVQGSVPDALKKATVYSLDMGALIAGTRYRGEFEERLKGVVKALQKIDNAVLFIDEIHTIVGAGATSGGSMDASNLLKPALASGRMRCIGSTTFEEFRQHFEKDRALSRRFQRVEVLEPSIEDTKKILEGLRSKYEDFHGVRYTDDALDAAATLSARYLHDRKLPDKAIDLLDEAGAAAKLKLYSDDKPVAPIFQLGPPSSPKLDASADDASPPKPVESPPAEAHKHKIVVGVAEVESVLARMAQIPPREVSSNDREKLKSLETDLRTVVFGQDRAIQQLAAAIKLARAGLRAPEKPIGNFLLTGPTGVGKTEVAKQLAKIMGISFVRFDMSEYMERHTVSRLIGAPPGYVGFDQGGLLTDAIAKTPHAVLLLDEIEKAHPDVFNVLLQIMDHGKLTDNNGKSTDFRHVIVLMTSNVGARDLGRRAVGFGDRRATGDAEREYKLLFSPEFRNRLDARIAFDPLSKETMGSIVDKFMKELAGQLAEKKVTLDLTEAARAHLSEKGYDPDFGARPLARVIQEDVKQPLGEELLFGKLEKGGAVTIDAEDAEITDEDTGEKKPGKKLVFKFTSAPAGTTDTKAA; this is encoded by the coding sequence ATGCGTATCAGTCCCGAAGTCGAAATCGCGCTCACCCTCGCGCAGAACGAAGCCGCGCGGCGGCGGCACGAGTACTTCACGCTCGAGCACCTGCTCTACGCGCTCCTCTTCGACGAGCCGACGTCGCAGATCATCCGCCACGCCGGCGGCGACCCGGCCACGATCAAGAAGGAGCTCGAGCAGTTCCTCTCCGATCAGCTCGAGAGCGTGCCGGAGGAGAGCTTCGACGTCCCCGCCGCCTCGCTCGCGGTCCAGCGCGCGATCCGCCGCGCCGCCGCGCACGTGCAGTCGAGCGGCAAGGAGCAGATCACCGGCGCCAACGTGCTCGTCGCGATCTTCGCCGAGCGCGACTCCCCCGCGGTGAGCATCCTCGAGAAGGCCTCCGTCACGCGCCTCGACGTCGTCGCGTACATCTCGCACGGCGTCTCGAAGGCGGACGAGCCGGACGACGCGCGCGAGAAGGAGTCCGCGTCGATCGGCGACGAGGAGGGCCCGCGCTCGCGGAAGGACCCGCTCAAGGCGTACTGCATCAACCTCAACGACGAGGCGAAGGAGAAGCGGATCGATCCGCTCGTGGGGCGATCGAACGAGATCTCCCGCATGATCCAGATCCTCGCGCGGCGGAAGAAGAACAACCCGCTCCTCGTCGGCGACTCCGGCGTCGGCAAGACCGCGATCGTCGAGGGCCTCGCGCTCAAGATCGTGCAGGGCTCGGTGCCGGACGCGCTGAAGAAGGCGACCGTGTACTCGCTCGACATGGGCGCCCTCATCGCCGGCACGCGCTACCGCGGCGAGTTCGAGGAGCGGCTCAAGGGGGTGGTGAAGGCGCTCCAGAAGATCGACAACGCCGTCCTCTTCATCGACGAGATCCACACCATCGTCGGCGCCGGCGCGACGAGCGGCGGCTCGATGGACGCGTCGAACCTCCTCAAGCCCGCCCTCGCCTCCGGCCGCATGCGCTGCATCGGCTCCACCACGTTCGAGGAGTTCCGCCAGCACTTCGAGAAGGACCGCGCGCTCTCGCGTCGCTTCCAGCGCGTCGAGGTGCTCGAACCCTCGATCGAGGACACGAAGAAGATCCTCGAGGGCCTCCGCTCGAAGTACGAGGACTTCCACGGCGTCCGCTACACCGACGACGCGCTCGACGCGGCCGCGACGCTCTCCGCGCGCTACCTCCACGACCGCAAGCTGCCGGACAAGGCGATCGACCTGCTCGACGAGGCGGGCGCGGCGGCGAAGCTGAAGCTCTACTCGGACGACAAGCCCGTCGCGCCGATCTTCCAGCTCGGGCCGCCGTCGTCGCCGAAGCTCGACGCCTCGGCCGACGACGCATCGCCGCCGAAGCCGGTCGAGTCCCCGCCCGCGGAGGCGCACAAGCACAAGATCGTCGTCGGCGTCGCCGAGGTCGAGTCGGTGCTCGCGCGCATGGCGCAGATCCCGCCGCGCGAGGTCAGCTCGAACGATCGCGAGAAGCTGAAGAGCCTCGAGACCGATCTCCGCACGGTGGTGTTCGGGCAGGACCGCGCGATCCAGCAGCTCGCGGCCGCGATCAAGCTCGCGCGCGCCGGCCTCCGCGCGCCCGAGAAGCCGATCGGCAACTTCCTCCTCACCGGCCCGACCGGAGTCGGCAAGACGGAGGTGGCGAAGCAGCTCGCGAAGATCATGGGCATCAGCTTCGTGCGCTTCGACATGAGCGAGTACATGGAGCGCCACACGGTCTCGCGCCTCATCGGCGCGCCGCCCGGCTACGTCGGCTTCGACCAGGGCGGCCTCCTCACCGACGCGATCGCGAAGACGCCGCACGCGGTGCTCCTCCTCGACGAGATCGAGAAGGCGCACCCCGACGTGTTCAACGTGCTGCTCCAGATCATGGACCACGGCAAGCTGACCGACAACAACGGCAAGTCGACCGACTTCCGTCACGTCATCGTGCTCATGACGTCCAACGTCGGCGCGCGCGACCTCGGCCGCCGCGCGGTGGGCTTCGGCGATCGCCGCGCGACCGGCGACGCGGAGCGCGAGTACAAGCTGCTCTTCTCGCCCGAGTTCCGGAACCGCCTCGACGCGCGCATCGCGTTCGATCCGCTCTCGAAGGAGACGATGGGCAGCATCGTCGACAAGTTCATGAAGGAGCTCGCGGGCCAGCTCGCGGAGAAGAAGGTCACCCTCGACCTCACCGAGGCCGCGCGCGCGCACCTCTCCGAGAAGGGCTACGACCCCGACTTCGGCGCCCGCCCGCTCGCGCGCGTCATCCAGGAGGACGTGAAGCAGCCGCTCGGCGAGGAGCTCCTCTTCGGCAAGCTCGAAAAGGGCGGCGCGGTCACGATCGACGCGGAGGACGCGGAGATCACGGACGAGGACACGGGCGAAAAGAAGCCCGGAAAGAAGCTCGTGTTCAAATTCACGAGCGCTCCGGCCGGGACTACCGATACAAAAGCGGCATGA
- a CDS encoding PA0069 family radical SAM protein, with protein sequence MWRLLQRSCWTLNVRSVIVVGVARHLPVSNPQNRFESIQLEYDEGEAPDAELEVYEDQSKSILATNDSPDVGFRWSVNPYRGCQHACSYCYARPSHEYLSLGAGTDFSRKIVVKKRAAELLREAFDKRSWKGELIVFSGITDCYQPLESKLRITRACLDVCAEYRNPVGIITKSPVIERDVDVLQELARTARVRVSVSVPFWDAGVAKALEPTVTTPERRMKIVETLAKAGIPVGVSVSPIVPGLNDEHLGDVLERARDAGARHAFYVLLRLPGAVKDVFEKSLHEHLPLRAEKVLRRLREAHGGKVYDSSFGQRGRGSSVYTDAFRVLFERTAKRCGLHSVEMDQYEATATEGRATFRRPAPRTTKTGQTSFGF encoded by the coding sequence ATGTGGCGTCTGCTTCAGCGGTCTTGCTGGACACTGAACGTTAGATCAGTTATCGTCGTGGGCGTGGCGCGGCACCTCCCCGTCTCGAACCCACAGAACCGCTTCGAGAGCATCCAGCTCGAATATGACGAGGGCGAGGCGCCCGACGCCGAGCTCGAGGTCTACGAAGACCAGTCGAAGAGCATCCTCGCGACGAACGACTCGCCCGATGTCGGCTTCCGCTGGAGTGTGAATCCGTACCGTGGCTGCCAACACGCGTGCAGCTATTGCTACGCGCGGCCCTCGCACGAGTACCTCTCGTTGGGCGCCGGGACGGACTTCTCGCGGAAGATCGTGGTGAAGAAGCGCGCGGCGGAGTTGCTGCGCGAAGCCTTCGACAAGCGCTCGTGGAAGGGCGAGCTCATCGTGTTCAGCGGCATCACGGATTGCTACCAGCCGCTCGAGTCGAAGCTCCGCATCACACGCGCGTGTCTCGACGTCTGCGCGGAGTACCGGAATCCCGTCGGCATCATCACCAAGTCGCCGGTCATCGAGCGCGACGTCGACGTGCTGCAGGAGCTCGCGCGCACCGCTCGCGTGCGCGTGAGCGTGAGCGTTCCCTTCTGGGACGCGGGCGTCGCGAAGGCGCTCGAGCCCACCGTCACCACGCCGGAGCGACGCATGAAGATCGTGGAGACGCTCGCGAAGGCGGGCATCCCTGTCGGCGTGAGCGTGTCGCCGATCGTGCCGGGCCTCAACGACGAGCACCTCGGCGACGTGCTCGAGCGCGCGCGGGACGCCGGCGCGCGCCACGCGTTCTACGTGCTCCTGCGTCTCCCCGGCGCGGTGAAGGACGTCTTCGAGAAGTCCCTCCACGAGCACCTGCCGCTCCGCGCCGAGAAGGTGCTGCGCCGCCTTCGCGAGGCGCATGGCGGCAAGGTCTATGACTCGTCGTTCGGGCAGCGCGGCCGCGGCAGCAGCGTGTACACCGACGCGTTCCGCGTTCTCTTCGAGCGCACCGCCAAGCGCTGCGGTCTCCATAGCGTGGAGATGGATCAGTATGAAGCGACGGCGACCGAGGGGCGCGCGACGTTTCGGCGCCCCGCTCCGAGGACCACGAAGACGGGACAGACGTCGTTCGGTTTTTGA
- a CDS encoding glycosyl hydrolase has product MSRSFLLLGACLLLVVGCADDAEGVLASADELSAEGDGADPAGASGGGRVAASSSVWGRRVALHLSDADGAGWASIEDGEPGDEAWLDRSFDGGKSWSGGSKLGKTKVPNGQRAWRTLMYEIDVPSKRLVGALRACGKAGNRREITCTPWLRARTNTKTPVDAAATALMAQYDAGSGKWPSTGWWNSANALTAIVDYRAATGNTTWDYAIGVTFDRNKSKSFTNDYMDDTAWWGLAWVRAYDVTRDARYLDMAKKDADYLWRFKDDKCGGGVWWSDAKSYKNAITNELFIKLAAAIHNRTPGDTRYLAQADEVWRWFQASGMINGQKLINDGLDGQCRNNDGVAWSYNQGVILGALVELAKAHDDDGYLAKARELADASTNDRGLHPNGVLREPCEGSADRCGRDGPSFKGIYARNLGELDRALPGRPYRAYLQRQAASLASAHDSLDQYGLSWTGPVDQVDAARQHSALEALIAAQ; this is encoded by the coding sequence ATGTCACGCTCCTTCCTTCTTCTTGGTGCCTGCCTCCTCCTCGTCGTCGGGTGTGCCGACGACGCGGAGGGCGTGCTTGCTTCGGCGGACGAGCTCAGCGCCGAGGGCGACGGCGCGGATCCCGCGGGCGCGAGCGGCGGCGGACGCGTCGCGGCGTCGTCGTCGGTCTGGGGGCGGCGCGTGGCGCTCCATCTCAGCGACGCCGACGGCGCCGGGTGGGCCAGCATCGAGGACGGCGAGCCCGGCGACGAAGCGTGGCTCGATCGATCGTTCGACGGCGGCAAGTCGTGGTCCGGCGGCTCGAAGCTCGGCAAGACCAAGGTCCCGAACGGGCAGCGCGCGTGGCGCACGCTCATGTACGAGATCGACGTGCCGTCGAAGCGCCTCGTCGGCGCGCTGCGCGCGTGCGGCAAGGCCGGGAACCGGCGCGAGATCACGTGCACGCCGTGGCTCCGCGCGCGCACGAACACGAAGACGCCGGTCGACGCCGCCGCGACCGCGCTCATGGCGCAGTACGACGCGGGCTCCGGGAAGTGGCCGTCGACGGGGTGGTGGAACTCCGCCAACGCGCTCACCGCGATCGTCGACTACCGCGCGGCGACGGGGAACACGACCTGGGACTACGCGATCGGCGTCACGTTCGATCGGAACAAGAGCAAGAGCTTCACGAACGACTACATGGACGACACCGCGTGGTGGGGCCTCGCCTGGGTCCGCGCCTACGACGTCACGCGCGACGCGCGCTACCTCGACATGGCGAAGAAGGACGCCGACTACCTCTGGCGCTTCAAGGACGACAAGTGCGGGGGCGGCGTGTGGTGGTCCGACGCGAAGAGCTACAAGAACGCGATCACCAACGAGCTGTTCATCAAGCTCGCCGCCGCGATCCACAACCGGACGCCGGGGGACACGAGGTACCTCGCGCAAGCCGACGAGGTGTGGCGCTGGTTCCAGGCGAGCGGGATGATCAACGGACAGAAGCTGATCAACGACGGCCTCGACGGGCAGTGCCGCAACAACGACGGCGTCGCGTGGAGCTACAACCAGGGCGTCATCCTCGGCGCCCTCGTCGAGCTCGCGAAGGCGCACGACGACGACGGCTACCTCGCGAAGGCGCGTGAGCTCGCGGACGCGTCGACGAACGATCGTGGGCTCCACCCGAACGGCGTCCTCCGCGAGCCGTGCGAAGGCTCCGCCGATCGCTGCGGCCGCGACGGCCCCTCCTTCAAGGGCATTTACGCGCGCAACCTCGGCGAGCTCGATCGCGCCCTCCCCGGCCGCCCCTACCGCGCGTACCTCCAGCGCCAGGCCGCGTCGCTCGCGAGCGCCCACGACTCGCTCGATCAGTACGGCCTCAGCTGGACCGGCCCCGTCGATCAGGTCGACGCCGCGCGCCAGCACAGCGCCCTCGAGGCCCTCATCGCCGCGCAGTGA
- a CDS encoding alkaline phosphatase family protein, producing MRRVFPLVFALVSGCGGGEGPKAPPSTPSSSPVVVALVIDQFPAWIAEERVGKLPKDGFFARMRREGTWAKTMRYPYALTDTAPGHASLHTGKVPSESHILVNSIPDDKTGARTSFFRDAATKLVTPGGVLDAHGSSAKVLAVETVADRLRAERPGAKVLSFSLKDRAALLPAGKRPTHALWYEPSKDTFATSTAIAPAFPAWAAPIADKRAIERARAETWTLFDASFVAENVGATKDAAPGEGDLQGLGTTFPHRASNAWAFRATPMADRMVLDLALAGVKAERDPKEPLLLLVSLSTSDVVGHTFGPSSWEAWDHLRRLDVALARFLDALEAMTGPASVLVSADHGSVVMPEARPGCVERDEGDPYERPCGGGGRLSPDGLRLELIAEVAAATGRSDVVAGVSDGYVFLTAAGRGLDVAQRTLADAAVRRVLLERHKADVAEVYDVRDFTARCPAALAAGRGVPERAKPGEDVLVLVCRSWAPNAGAGDYYVLPSHGSFWDGEIVPGKGTSHGTPYLYDRTVPLFVRGPGVQAGAVITDPVDFTAYAALEASLLGIDARAPSAILSELTARR from the coding sequence ATGCGTCGCGTGTTCCCGCTCGTCTTCGCGCTCGTCTCCGGCTGCGGTGGAGGCGAGGGCCCGAAGGCGCCGCCGTCCACGCCGTCGTCGTCGCCGGTCGTCGTCGCGCTGGTGATCGATCAGTTCCCCGCGTGGATCGCGGAGGAGCGCGTCGGGAAGCTGCCCAAAGATGGGTTCTTCGCGCGCATGCGGCGCGAGGGGACGTGGGCGAAGACGATGCGCTACCCCTACGCGCTCACCGACACCGCGCCCGGGCACGCCTCGCTCCACACCGGCAAGGTGCCGTCCGAGTCGCACATCCTCGTGAACTCGATCCCCGACGACAAGACGGGCGCGCGCACGTCGTTCTTTCGCGACGCGGCGACGAAGCTCGTGACTCCGGGCGGCGTGCTCGACGCCCACGGCTCGTCGGCGAAGGTGCTCGCGGTGGAGACGGTCGCGGATCGGCTGCGCGCGGAGCGGCCGGGCGCGAAGGTCCTGAGCTTCTCGCTCAAGGATCGCGCGGCGCTCTTGCCGGCCGGGAAGCGGCCGACGCACGCGCTCTGGTACGAGCCGTCGAAGGACACGTTCGCGACGTCGACCGCGATCGCGCCGGCGTTCCCGGCGTGGGCCGCGCCGATCGCGGACAAACGAGCGATCGAGCGCGCGAGGGCGGAGACGTGGACGCTCTTCGACGCGAGCTTCGTCGCAGAGAACGTCGGCGCGACGAAGGACGCGGCGCCGGGAGAAGGCGACCTCCAGGGGCTCGGGACCACGTTCCCGCATCGCGCGTCGAACGCGTGGGCGTTCCGGGCGACGCCGATGGCGGATCGCATGGTGCTCGATCTCGCGCTCGCGGGCGTGAAGGCGGAGCGCGATCCGAAGGAGCCGCTCCTCCTCCTCGTGAGCCTCTCGACGTCGGACGTCGTGGGTCACACGTTCGGTCCGTCGTCGTGGGAGGCGTGGGATCACCTGCGCCGCCTCGACGTCGCGCTCGCGCGTTTCCTCGACGCGCTCGAGGCGATGACGGGTCCCGCGAGCGTGCTCGTCTCGGCCGATCACGGGAGCGTCGTGATGCCGGAGGCGCGCCCGGGCTGCGTCGAGCGCGACGAGGGCGATCCGTACGAGCGGCCGTGCGGCGGCGGCGGTCGCCTCTCGCCGGACGGCCTCCGCCTCGAGCTGATCGCGGAGGTGGCGGCCGCGACGGGACGGAGCGACGTCGTCGCCGGCGTCTCGGACGGCTATGTGTTCCTCACCGCGGCGGGCCGCGGCCTCGACGTCGCGCAGCGCACGCTCGCCGACGCGGCCGTGCGGCGCGTGCTGCTCGAGAGGCACAAGGCCGACGTGGCGGAGGTCTACGACGTGCGCGACTTCACCGCGAGGTGCCCCGCCGCGCTCGCCGCGGGCCGCGGCGTCCCCGAGCGCGCGAAGCCGGGCGAGGACGTGCTCGTCCTCGTGTGTCGCTCGTGGGCGCCGAACGCAGGCGCGGGCGACTACTACGTGCTCCCGTCGCACGGCTCGTTCTGGGACGGCGAGATCGTCCCGGGGAAGGGGACGAGCCACGGCACGCCGTACCTCTATGACCGCACGGTGCCGCTCTTCGTGCGCGGCCCCGGCGTGCAGGCCGGGGCCGTCATCACCGATCCGGTCGACTTCACCGCGTACGCGGCGCTCGAGGCGTCGCTCCTCGGCATCGACGCGCGCGCGCCGTCCGCGATCCTGAGCGAGCTCACTGCGCGGCGATGA